The following are from one region of the Candidatus Amarolinea dominans genome:
- a CDS encoding DUF262 domain-containing protein, whose product MNSSENTFASLIAIDGNQWHYHIPRFQREYVWGKYNWSKLLEDIYDNDPGHYMGSVICVHDAQEFSPNTELIYEVVDGQQRLTTLSLLLCAIYGELSSLANKSPKLKEDEEFIFKRNSIKKRLIKQVDSVAHHKLPLGIFKSGSLAYCLRVQPSTQDSNLHDYQYVLKEIGILPDVKSPPYLETEESIRRLTIFTFTFLQS is encoded by the coding sequence ATGAACTCGAGTGAAAACACGTTTGCATCCTTAATCGCTATCGACGGCAACCAATGGCATTATCACATTCCTCGCTTCCAACGTGAATACGTGTGGGGAAAATACAACTGGAGCAAATTACTGGAAGATATTTATGACAACGACCCCGGGCATTACATGGGTTCAGTTATTTGTGTCCATGATGCACAGGAGTTTTCGCCCAACACCGAACTCATCTACGAAGTGGTGGATGGGCAACAGCGTTTGACCACCTTGTCGCTTTTGCTCTGTGCAATTTACGGAGAATTGAGTTCTCTCGCGAATAAAAGTCCCAAGCTCAAAGAGGACGAAGAATTCATTTTCAAACGCAACAGTATCAAGAAAAGGCTGATCAAGCAAGTGGATTCTGTAGCGCACCACAAACTCCCCTTGGGAATTTTCAAATCAGGCTCGCTTGCGTATTGCCTCAGAGTGCAGCCTTCCACACAAGATAGCAATCTGCACGATTATCAATATGTACTCAAAGAAATCGGTATTTTGCCTGATGTGAAATCCCCACCATATCTTGAAACCGAAGAATCCATAAGGCGTTTGACTATTTTCACCTTCACATTCCTTCAGAGCTGA
- a CDS encoding DUF262 domain-containing protein: MLFETLNYRGVPLSAIDIIKNKMLATLERKHAVTIEDSYEQWMKLLAHLPEDRDQDRFLRQYYNAFKFDSRIKIEKITRATGSTIIAIYETLIKKDAKFILPELIEKAEIYNRFLEPEKYPVSPLTSALLDLERIGAAPAYTFLLYLFSLHGEAFSEPTVKEKTVELLCKYYFRRNVTDYPNTRDLDSINIDLVEQCQKELNEGRQLNYVFISKIILTGKGQPAALEKLKQILGDNFFDNNEYMARYALAKLDETSHTREYDPNLWQRNEKGLYVWTVEHIIPQGKNIPSEWVEMIANGSKKAAEKIQGECVHSLGNLTLSGYNSKLSNQSFAKKQAKSVANVFGTQIYIGYRNGLALNKIEFELNGEQLTLANTDEWKEAHIEARNKVMVEMLVKLFQFDNE, encoded by the coding sequence ATGTTGTTCGAGACACTCAACTATCGCGGTGTTCCGCTGTCGGCGATTGACATTATCAAAAACAAGATGCTTGCCACACTCGAAAGAAAACATGCGGTGACAATTGAAGACTCTTACGAGCAATGGATGAAACTGTTGGCGCATCTGCCAGAAGATAGAGACCAAGACCGTTTCTTGCGTCAGTACTATAATGCCTTCAAGTTCGACTCGAGAATCAAGATTGAGAAAATTACGCGCGCGACTGGTTCCACCATTATCGCGATCTATGAAACATTGATCAAAAAGGATGCCAAGTTCATCCTTCCAGAGCTCATCGAAAAGGCGGAAATCTACAATCGATTTCTTGAACCCGAGAAATATCCTGTATCTCCGCTTACCTCAGCGCTACTCGACCTTGAAAGGATTGGTGCAGCGCCAGCTTATACGTTTCTGCTTTATCTATTTTCACTGCATGGTGAAGCGTTTTCCGAGCCCACTGTGAAGGAAAAAACAGTAGAACTATTATGTAAATACTACTTCCGCCGCAACGTTACCGATTACCCTAATACTAGGGATTTGGATAGTATCAACATTGATTTGGTCGAACAATGCCAAAAAGAACTCAACGAAGGCCGACAACTGAATTATGTTTTCATCTCGAAGATAATCCTTACTGGCAAGGGGCAGCCTGCTGCGCTTGAAAAGCTCAAACAAATACTAGGGGATAACTTTTTCGATAACAACGAATACATGGCAAGATATGCCCTTGCCAAACTGGATGAAACCAGTCATACCAGAGAATATGACCCAAACCTGTGGCAGCGCAACGAAAAAGGGTTGTATGTCTGGACTGTCGAGCATATTATCCCGCAAGGAAAAAACATTCCATCCGAATGGGTAGAGATGATTGCCAATGGAAGCAAAAAGGCAGCGGAGAAGATTCAGGGTGAATGTGTGCATAGTCTAGGCAATCTTACACTGAGTGGTTACAACTCCAAATTGTCGAACCAATCCTTTGCCAAGAAGCAAGCCAAATCTGTCGCCAATGTTTTTGGGACGCAAATCTACATTGGTTATAGAAATGGTTTGGCCTTGAATAAGATAGAGTTTGAGTTGAATGGTGAACAACTTACTCTGGCCAACACAGACGAGTGGAAAGAAGCACATATTGAAGCGCGGAATAAAGTTATGGTGGAGATGTTGGTGAAACTCTTTCAGTTTGATAATGAGTAA